In Candidatus Dependentiae bacterium, a single genomic region encodes these proteins:
- the lepB gene encoding signal peptidase I → MKQSKSSELKDWARALIEALVILFIIKKFLFGLYYVPSGSAEPHLLVGDRVWGNKLVYYFQPIQRNDYVIFDNPTFDYVSQSDSYLDSCKYWWQVNVGFGVSLLGIPAGPENVVKRVIGVPGDVVEGRIENDKAVIYLNGERLDEPYVNTYPLVRVRKEIGFFSARALSPFKVPDFLRRKIKKTYYTFDTTKSPQDQPFYSLEEHELIRNKQTGSLRIRKQPIYSVHDQEQSIDTFGPMTIPEGKYWVMGDNRLNSSDSRYWGLLDEKLIRGRMSFVIYSIDTEEPIWIFELLKHPINFWTKKLRWNRFLKSLGSL, encoded by the coding sequence TTGAAACAGTCAAAATCATCTGAACTAAAAGATTGGGCACGAGCGCTTATCGAAGCACTTGTTATTTTATTTATCATCAAAAAATTTTTATTTGGTCTTTACTATGTACCAAGCGGATCTGCTGAACCACACCTGTTGGTTGGTGATCGGGTTTGGGGCAATAAGTTGGTCTACTATTTCCAGCCGATACAGCGTAATGACTATGTAATTTTTGATAATCCAACCTTTGATTACGTCTCACAATCTGATAGCTACCTTGATAGCTGCAAGTATTGGTGGCAAGTAAATGTCGGTTTTGGAGTTTCGTTGCTTGGCATTCCTGCTGGGCCAGAAAATGTGGTCAAGCGGGTAATTGGTGTGCCGGGTGATGTTGTTGAAGGGCGCATTGAAAACGACAAAGCCGTTATTTATCTTAATGGCGAAAGGCTTGATGAGCCGTACGTTAACACGTACCCTCTAGTTAGAGTGCGCAAAGAGATTGGATTTTTCTCTGCACGCGCACTGAGTCCGTTTAAAGTACCAGACTTTTTAAGACGTAAGATAAAAAAAACTTATTACACTTTTGATACAACAAAATCACCACAAGACCAGCCCTTTTATTCCCTTGAAGAGCATGAATTGATCCGTAATAAGCAGACTGGATCATTGCGCATACGCAAGCAACCTATTTACTCTGTTCACGATCAAGAACAATCAATTGATACATTTGGTCCCATGACCATTCCCGAAGGTAAGTACTGGGTGATGGGAGATAATAGGCTGAACAGCAGCGATAGTCGCTACTGGGGGCTGCTTGATGAAAAACTGATTCGCGGTAGAATGAGCTTTGTTATTTATTCAATTGATACCGAAGAGCCGATTTGGATTTTTGAGTTACTCAAACATCCAATCAATTTCTGGACAAAAAAATTACGCTGGAACCGCTTTTTAAAAAGCCTAGGGAGTCTATAA
- the lepB gene encoding signal peptidase I — MNREKLKLSFLSWKEKYQQKKDHFKARMEKMVLSGNDEVAGQMKELFDRAENLLGFLHEALHASSTQVDDAMISEKIKEFKKTYKQLNELSKPILQQWAEAIIIALGLALVLRNFVFGLYHVPTGSAEHNILVGDRIWGNKMAYYMSDVKRGELVIFDNPEFNYDRSSTFNRFWQKYVGFPIPLLGLGMGPDNVVKRVIALPGDVIQGKIENNKTVIYLNGKKLDEPYVNQYPLIRLNKKTGLIPFASFGPLRVPSFLQQQSKHVNYTYVPGVAYEDQPFYRFTEDEIVLHPETGEKVLLQPSSPCYVVDLTGHELVYSVDTFGPITVPEGKYWMMGDSRKNSRDSRYWQFLDKSLVHGRASFVIYSIDSEESLWLFELIKHPIDFWTKKLRLNRFFTGLGKYNGKKE; from the coding sequence ATGAATCGTGAAAAATTAAAGCTATCTTTTCTTTCATGGAAAGAAAAATATCAGCAAAAAAAAGATCATTTCAAAGCGCGCATGGAAAAAATGGTGCTCAGCGGTAATGATGAAGTTGCTGGTCAAATGAAAGAACTTTTTGATCGAGCTGAAAATCTTCTTGGCTTTTTACATGAAGCCTTACATGCATCGTCAACACAGGTTGATGATGCAATGATTTCTGAAAAAATTAAAGAATTCAAAAAAACCTACAAGCAGCTCAATGAGCTTTCAAAGCCAATTTTGCAGCAATGGGCAGAAGCTATAATTATTGCGCTTGGTTTGGCACTTGTATTACGGAACTTTGTTTTTGGTCTCTATCATGTTCCAACCGGATCTGCTGAACACAATATTTTGGTTGGTGATCGCATTTGGGGCAATAAAATGGCCTACTACATGAGCGATGTAAAACGTGGTGAGTTGGTTATTTTTGATAATCCAGAGTTTAACTACGATCGTTCAAGTACCTTCAATCGCTTTTGGCAAAAATATGTAGGGTTTCCTATTCCGCTGCTTGGGCTTGGCATGGGTCCTGACAATGTTGTTAAACGCGTTATTGCTCTGCCTGGAGATGTCATTCAAGGAAAAATTGAAAATAACAAAACAGTTATTTACCTGAATGGGAAAAAGCTTGATGAACCTTATGTTAATCAATATCCATTGATTAGATTGAACAAAAAAACAGGACTTATTCCTTTTGCATCATTCGGTCCGTTGCGTGTACCATCATTTTTGCAACAACAAAGTAAGCATGTTAATTATACCTATGTTCCAGGTGTTGCTTATGAAGATCAGCCTTTTTACCGCTTCACAGAAGATGAAATTGTCTTGCATCCAGAAACGGGCGAAAAAGTTTTATTGCAACCATCATCACCTTGCTATGTTGTTGACCTGACGGGCCATGAATTGGTGTACAGCGTTGATACTTTTGGTCCTATAACTGTTCCAGAAGGTAAGTATTGGATGATGGGTGATAGCCGAAAAAACAGCCGAGACAGTCGCTATTGGCAGTTCTTGGATAAAAGTTTAGTTCATGGACGAGCAAGCTTTGTTATTTATTCAATTGATAGCGAAGAGTCTTTATGGTTATTTGAACTCATAAAACACCCAATCGATTTTTGGACCAAGAAATTACGACTCAACCGCTTCTTCACAGGATTAGGAAAATACAATGGCAAAAAAGAATAA
- the metG gene encoding methionine--tRNA ligase gives MAKKNKFYITTPIYYPNSKPHVGTLYSTLIADVAARFAKLMGKEVFFLTGTDEHGQKLQEKAAEMQMDPKKFIDGMIPAFTDVWKTYEIDYTKFIRTTDPEHEQAVAFWIEKLQEQGDIYKSEYTGLYCVPCETFVNIQADSPKDEKGNHVCPSCKRGLREVAEESYFFRLSAYEERLLAFYENNPDFIMPKERMAEVVSFVKSGLKDLSISRKTVSWGIPFPGDPSHTVYVWGDALNNYISGVGYGQDSEQARREFAKWWPADVHVMAKDIVRFHAVYWPAFLIAAGLPLPRQLLVHGYILMGDSKMSKSLGNVVSPEDLASWYGVEPVRYYLMRQMPVSQDGHFDLKDLENRVSADLANSLGNLLNRMVMLALNNGLHEVEAPVSWEAKSSHLREMCQETYRFYWDEMHKHYFHVALSEVWKFIALTNAYFHEMQPWVLAKQNKELFAEVIAATCNSLYSIAIMLVPFMPKKMDALLSSLGKVYDSSVNYDEVLRKNDWNRVFKFTKLEEPLFIRPETRVPKEDEVPAVKPEKAVKVQSEGPKTDLISIEDLVKCQLVVGTILTCEEVAGSDKLYKMQVDCGVHGVRQIFSGVRKNVTQEELIGKQGIVVANLPPRKMPGGVSEGMLLYAGDNSGNFRLASVIGPVDNGTQLK, from the coding sequence ATGGCAAAAAAGAATAAATTCTATATTACAACACCGATCTATTATCCAAACTCAAAGCCGCATGTCGGCACGCTCTATTCAACGTTAATTGCAGATGTTGCCGCGCGCTTTGCAAAGCTCATGGGCAAAGAAGTTTTCTTTTTAACCGGCACCGATGAGCATGGTCAAAAGTTGCAAGAAAAAGCTGCTGAAATGCAGATGGACCCAAAAAAGTTTATTGATGGAATGATTCCCGCGTTTACTGATGTTTGGAAAACGTACGAAATTGATTATACCAAATTTATTCGTACGACCGATCCTGAACATGAACAAGCGGTTGCTTTTTGGATTGAAAAATTGCAAGAACAGGGTGACATTTACAAGTCTGAATACACCGGCCTTTATTGCGTACCGTGTGAAACATTTGTGAATATTCAAGCTGATTCACCAAAAGATGAAAAGGGAAATCATGTTTGTCCAAGCTGCAAGCGAGGTTTGCGTGAAGTAGCAGAAGAGAGTTATTTTTTCAGACTCTCAGCGTATGAAGAGCGCCTTCTTGCTTTTTACGAAAATAATCCAGATTTTATTATGCCCAAAGAACGTATGGCTGAAGTGGTTTCGTTTGTGAAATCAGGCCTCAAGGATTTGAGTATTTCTCGCAAAACCGTGAGTTGGGGAATCCCATTTCCAGGTGACCCATCACATACCGTTTATGTGTGGGGCGATGCACTCAATAATTATATTTCTGGTGTTGGTTACGGCCAAGATTCCGAACAAGCTCGTCGAGAGTTTGCAAAGTGGTGGCCTGCCGATGTACACGTGATGGCAAAAGATATTGTTCGCTTTCATGCCGTCTACTGGCCAGCATTTTTGATTGCTGCAGGATTACCGCTCCCTCGACAGCTGTTGGTCCATGGCTACATTCTTATGGGTGATAGCAAAATGTCCAAGTCACTGGGTAATGTGGTAAGCCCTGAAGATCTTGCAAGTTGGTATGGCGTTGAACCCGTTCGTTATTATCTCATGCGCCAGATGCCGGTATCACAAGATGGACACTTTGATCTCAAGGACCTTGAAAATCGAGTAAGCGCCGATCTGGCAAATAGCCTTGGCAATTTGCTTAACCGCATGGTTATGCTTGCACTCAATAATGGTTTGCATGAAGTCGAAGCACCTGTCAGCTGGGAAGCTAAATCAAGCCACTTGCGTGAGATGTGCCAAGAAACCTATCGCTTTTACTGGGATGAAATGCACAAGCATTATTTCCATGTGGCACTGAGTGAAGTATGGAAATTTATTGCGTTGACCAATGCATACTTTCATGAAATGCAGCCCTGGGTTTTGGCAAAACAAAATAAAGAATTGTTTGCCGAAGTGATTGCTGCAACGTGCAATAGCCTTTATTCAATAGCAATTATGCTTGTTCCCTTTATGCCAAAAAAAATGGACGCTCTTTTGAGTTCTCTGGGCAAAGTGTACGACTCATCAGTGAACTATGATGAAGTTTTAAGAAAAAATGATTGGAACCGAGTATTCAAATTTACCAAGCTTGAAGAGCCTCTTTTTATCCGACCAGAAACTCGAGTGCCAAAAGAAGATGAAGTACCTGCTGTAAAGCCTGAAAAGGCTGTGAAGGTTCAATCTGAGGGACCAAAGACAGATCTTATTTCGATTGAAGATTTGGTTAAATGTCAGCTTGTTGTTGGAACTATCCTCACTTGTGAAGAGGTTGCAGGATCTGACAAATTATACAAGATGCAGGTTGACTGTGGTGTGCATGGCGTTCGGCAAATTTTTAGCGGCGTGCGAAAAAATGTTACTCAAGAAGAGCTCATTGGTAAGCAGGGTATTGTCGTTGCCAATCTGCCACCGCGCAAAATGCCGGGCGGCGTTTCTGAGGGGATGTTGCTGTACGCTGGTGATAACAGTGGCAACTTCCGTCTTGCATCAGTTATCGGGCCAGTTGATAACGGGACTCAATTGAAATAG
- a CDS encoding AAA family ATPase, translated as MKLIVLYGPPAAGKLTIARELEKLTSFRVMDMNLTLAAVTQLFPMGTPRYRELNRSFRGQLLESAAQDNLPGVILTHGYSHHDNAPFIQSLIDLMERYNGEINFVYVTCPLDELEKRIALPSRKQHVYKVNDIQTLRDLLKRRSFPQIPFVKNLVIDSSTVTPEQAAQKIFDYISHVV; from the coding sequence ATGAAATTGATTGTTCTGTATGGCCCACCGGCCGCTGGGAAATTAACCATAGCTCGTGAGCTTGAAAAGCTTACGAGCTTTCGCGTTATGGATATGAATCTTACACTTGCAGCAGTAACGCAACTGTTTCCCATGGGAACCCCTCGCTATCGCGAACTCAATAGAAGTTTTCGCGGTCAGCTTCTTGAGTCGGCAGCTCAAGATAATTTACCTGGGGTTATTTTAACACATGGTTATTCGCATCATGATAATGCTCCATTTATTCAAAGCCTTATCGATCTCATGGAGCGCTATAATGGTGAAATTAATTTTGTGTATGTAACCTGCCCACTTGATGAGCTTGAAAAGCGAATTGCTTTACCATCACGCAAGCAACATGTTTATAAAGTAAATGATATTCAAACGCTGCGCGATCTTTTAAAAAGACGCTCGTTTCCTCAAATTCCATTCGTTAAAAACTTGGTTATTGATTCAAGTACTGTTACTCCAGAGCAGGCTGCACAAAAAATTTTTGATTATATTTCTCACGTGGTGTAA
- a CDS encoding prolyl-tRNA synthetase associated domain-containing protein: MNDIYAFLKDNNIAYERFDHPAVFTCEEAKELCPPMPGCSIKNLFLYDSRSGQHFLVVISEDKRIDLKKLKDLLNVSKLSFGSEERLKEYLGVEPGSVTILGLMNDTGHAVRVIFDQQIWGQPLQSHPLINTATLVIQPQDVEAFLKATGHSYEVIDIQSRE; the protein is encoded by the coding sequence ATGAATGATATTTATGCTTTTTTAAAAGATAACAACATAGCGTATGAACGCTTTGACCACCCAGCCGTTTTCACTTGCGAAGAGGCAAAAGAGCTTTGCCCTCCTATGCCCGGTTGCTCAATTAAAAATTTGTTTTTGTATGACAGTAGAAGTGGACAACACTTTCTTGTTGTTATCTCAGAAGATAAACGGATTGATCTTAAAAAGCTTAAAGATCTTCTTAATGTCTCAAAGCTAAGCTTTGGTTCTGAAGAACGCTTAAAAGAATACCTTGGTGTTGAACCGGGTTCGGTCACCATTTTAGGATTAATGAATGATACAGGTCATGCAGTAAGGGTTATTTTTGATCAGCAGATTTGGGGGCAACCTCTGCAAAGTCATCCACTAATTAATACGGCAACGCTGGTAATTCAACCCCAAGACGTAGAGGCATTTTTGAAAGCAACTGGGCATAGCTATGAAGTTATAGACATTCAAAGTCGAGAGTAA
- a CDS encoding adenosine deaminase, producing MKNITCSEFIKKLPKAELHVHIEGTMEPEQLFVFADRNKIQVPSNLITQENKYAFYDYQSFIDTYILATNVLQHEQDFYDVTMAYLKKAHEQGVLHSEIFFDLQTYMPRNIAPEIIIDGIELALVDGQKQFGISAFLIMCFIRHLSESDAFKALELAHAKHSKIVGVGLASAEQGNPPSKFERVFAQARSYGYHVVAHAAEKGDAGPAMIREALDLLGAERIDHGVGCMADQDLVTELVYKQIPLTVCPLSNIVLGGFEKLEDHPLKQMLNAGLMVSINSDDPAFFGGYIADNYQAVADALKLSCGELVMCARNSFKSSFLDESKKNDYGQMLALYIAQHTCL from the coding sequence ATGAAAAATATCACATGTTCAGAATTTATAAAAAAGCTTCCTAAGGCTGAGCTTCACGTTCATATTGAAGGAACCATGGAGCCGGAGCAGCTTTTTGTATTTGCTGATCGTAACAAGATACAAGTACCATCTAATCTGATTACTCAAGAAAATAAATATGCATTTTATGATTACCAATCTTTTATTGATACCTACATTCTTGCAACCAATGTTTTACAGCATGAACAAGACTTTTATGATGTAACGATGGCCTATCTCAAAAAGGCTCATGAACAAGGCGTGTTGCACAGCGAGATATTTTTTGATTTACAAACCTACATGCCGCGCAACATTGCGCCAGAAATAATTATTGATGGCATTGAGCTGGCGCTTGTTGATGGTCAAAAACAGTTTGGAATTTCTGCTTTTTTGATTATGTGTTTTATCAGGCATTTGAGCGAAAGTGATGCATTCAAAGCACTTGAGCTTGCTCATGCAAAGCATAGTAAAATTGTTGGAGTTGGACTTGCTTCCGCTGAGCAAGGTAATCCACCGTCAAAATTTGAGCGTGTTTTTGCTCAAGCCCGATCGTATGGCTACCACGTTGTTGCTCATGCGGCAGAAAAAGGCGATGCGGGTCCGGCCATGATTCGCGAAGCATTAGATTTGCTTGGGGCCGAGCGTATTGATCATGGAGTTGGATGCATGGCGGATCAAGACCTTGTTACAGAACTTGTTTACAAGCAAATTCCTCTAACCGTTTGTCCACTTTCAAATATTGTGCTCGGAGGCTTTGAAAAGCTTGAAGATCATCCTCTTAAGCAGATGCTTAACGCAGGATTGATGGTTTCAATTAATTCTGACGACCCAGCATTTTTTGGTGGTTATATTGCAGACAATTATCAAGCGGTTGCTGATGCACTCAAACTTTCATGTGGTGAACTTGTAATGTGTGCCCGCAATTCTTTTAAAAGTTCTTTTTTAGATGAGTCAAAAAAGAATGATTATGGGCAGATGCTTGCTCTCTATATTGCTCAACATACATGTTTGTAG
- a CDS encoding cation-translocating P-type ATPase, whose translation MHTLSIFKYRLGYLAYVLTAAFLFLLTLSNQTPHFFILIPFVLAFIPICIDAIKDLFERKITTELFLILATAAAFAANEKQAITVVLLIMLIAKYFEGFIEEKTGKAIESLINLIPTKVTIRVGNQEQVVALEEVQEGMTVIIKTGEQIPIDGVILDGEASINESFLTGESIPQEKSKSDQVFAGTFVEAGAIIILAQKVGESTNFGKISKLLEQAEQEKAKIITVSNKAALIIVQVLVAFIALVWFFTRDLKLVSTLLVFGSPIELTLITPLAILAGTAAAFRYGILIKGSISLERFSSVDTLIFDKTGTLTIGEPQVIKIEALHSSYTSNDVLMLAAMMEKRSGHILAKAILKKAQEQNIEVPEPQSYESVTGHGIEATYNNQKYLLGSRHFIEAPEHGNVPIPESLSSEQADLPYSIFYLSCGPTLCGKIYLADTIRSDAKETINLLRRSGIKEVILLSGDRHEVAQHVATQLGIDKAYGEIAPDEKLTVIKDLQKAGHRVAMIGDGINDAPALKQADVGIAMGAMGMEPAIQAAGIVLMSNRLEDIVFIHALSQKIMRLIKQNIFFGFMLIHLLGIILALFNLVNPIQAALFHAISDILILVNSARLIRFKYNK comes from the coding sequence GTGCATACATTATCAATTTTTAAATACCGTCTTGGCTACTTAGCTTATGTTCTGACGGCTGCTTTTTTATTTCTTCTTACTTTGAGTAATCAGACGCCTCATTTTTTTATTCTTATTCCTTTTGTTTTAGCATTTATACCTATCTGCATAGATGCAATAAAAGATCTTTTTGAAAGAAAAATAACAACAGAGCTGTTTCTTATTCTTGCAACAGCTGCTGCCTTTGCAGCAAACGAAAAACAGGCGATCACCGTTGTCCTTTTGATTATGCTTATTGCAAAATACTTCGAAGGATTTATTGAAGAGAAAACGGGCAAAGCTATTGAGAGTTTAATTAACCTTATTCCAACAAAAGTAACGATAAGAGTTGGCAACCAAGAGCAAGTTGTTGCTCTTGAAGAAGTTCAAGAGGGGATGACGGTTATTATTAAAACGGGAGAGCAGATCCCGATTGACGGCGTTATCCTTGATGGGGAAGCGAGCATTAATGAATCATTCTTGACCGGTGAAAGCATTCCCCAGGAAAAAAGCAAATCGGATCAAGTATTTGCAGGAACATTTGTTGAGGCTGGTGCTATCATTATTCTTGCTCAAAAAGTTGGTGAATCAACGAATTTTGGAAAAATTAGCAAATTATTGGAGCAAGCAGAACAAGAAAAAGCAAAAATTATTACCGTCTCAAATAAGGCCGCATTAATTATCGTGCAAGTGCTTGTTGCCTTCATAGCGCTTGTTTGGTTTTTTACTCGAGATCTTAAGTTAGTTTCGACACTCCTTGTTTTTGGTTCACCTATAGAGCTTACGCTTATCACTCCATTGGCAATTTTGGCGGGAACCGCAGCCGCCTTTCGTTACGGAATTTTGATTAAAGGAAGCATTTCGCTTGAGCGGTTTTCTTCTGTTGATACACTTATTTTTGATAAAACAGGAACGCTCACAATTGGTGAGCCTCAAGTTATTAAAATTGAAGCACTGCATAGTTCCTACACCTCCAACGATGTTTTAATGCTTGCTGCTATGATGGAAAAAAGATCAGGGCATATTCTTGCAAAAGCTATTTTAAAAAAAGCACAGGAACAAAATATTGAAGTTCCAGAGCCTCAAAGTTACGAATCGGTAACAGGTCATGGGATTGAAGCTACCTACAATAACCAGAAATACTTACTTGGAAGTAGGCATTTTATTGAAGCACCCGAACATGGCAATGTGCCTATTCCAGAAAGCCTTTCTTCAGAGCAGGCTGATTTGCCGTACTCAATTTTTTATTTAAGTTGTGGACCAACTTTGTGTGGGAAAATTTATCTTGCCGATACCATTAGGTCGGATGCAAAAGAAACGATTAATTTATTGCGTAGATCAGGAATTAAAGAGGTTATTTTGTTGAGCGGAGATCGGCATGAAGTGGCACAGCATGTTGCAACTCAGCTCGGGATCGACAAGGCTTATGGAGAGATTGCTCCTGATGAAAAATTAACGGTGATTAAAGATCTACAAAAAGCGGGCCACCGTGTGGCTATGATCGGTGATGGCATTAACGATGCTCCCGCGCTTAAGCAAGCTGATGTGGGTATTGCAATGGGCGCAATGGGCATGGAGCCTGCAATTCAAGCTGCCGGCATTGTGCTTATGTCTAACAGGTTAGAAGACATCGTTTTTATCCATGCGCTTTCACAAAAAATTATGCGTTTGATTAAACAAAATATATTTTTTGGGTTTATGTTAATTCATCTTCTTGGGATAATATTGGCATTGTTTAACTTGGTTAATCCAATCCAAGCAGCCCTTTTTCACGCTATTTCAGATATTCTTATTTTAGTAAATTCTGCTC